In Zingiber officinale cultivar Zhangliang chromosome 8B, Zo_v1.1, whole genome shotgun sequence, a single genomic region encodes these proteins:
- the LOC122013500 gene encoding uncharacterized protein At5g39865-like — MELNLTIKAHFSAIQSISIMASNILFPIPYHHHHGTALNSRRLCASGDPYKRPQPDVVVLYTTSLRAIRRTFEDCRAVRSILDGIRVAVDERDVSMDAGFRRELQVATEGIRPLALPQVFIGGRCLGGAAEIYAMHEAGELGSALEGVARRRDSGFSVCGTCGGVRFVPCSVCWGSRKVFVEEEGRARRCVECNDNGLVRCQDCY; from the coding sequence ATGGAGCTCAATTTAACGATCAAAGCCCACTTCTCTGCCATTCAATCAATTAGTATTATGGCATCCAATATCCTCTTCCCCATCCCCTACCACCATCATCACGGCACCGCCTTGAATTCCCGGCGCCTTTGCGCCTCCGGCGATCCCTACAAACGTCCCCAACCCGACGTCGTCGTCCTCTACACCACCTCCCTCCGTGCCATCCGCCGCACCTTCGAGGATTGCCGCGCCGTCCGCTCCATCCTCGACGGCATCCGCGTGGCCGTCGACGAGCGCGACGTCTCCATGGATGCCGGCTTCCGCCGCGAGCTGCAGGTGGCGACGGAGGGCATCCGGCCCTTGGCGCTACCCCAGGTCTTCATCGGCGGTCGGTGCCTCGGGGGCGCGGCGGAGATCTATGCGATGCACGAGGCCGGGGAGCTTGGGAGTGCTCTCGAGGGGGTGGCGCGGCGCCGGGATTCGGGTTTCAGCGTCTGCGGCACCTGCGGTGGGGTGCGGTTCGTGCCCTGCTCCGTCTGCTGGGGCAGCCGGAAGGTGTTCGTGGAGGAGGAGGGCCGCGCGCGGCGATGCGTGGAGTGCAACGACAACGGATTGGTGCGTTGCCAGGATTGCTATTAA